One window of the Actinomyces wuliandei genome contains the following:
- a CDS encoding AAA family ATPase yields MQYLLTSEEAVRRQVAAALAEADGLGEVTAVESLARLREHLDTDEGSCVLVDEALADVSALAVVQEVARSYPLVPVILLVRSRSTELLSAAMDAGARSVLTLPLSLEELYSRLQPVLAWSQAVQGLGVQEEDGARRQGTVTAVVGAKGGVGTSTVALVAAGQLAQHARTCLVDLDVRGGDLAAMAGLSVRRSIIDLVDIAAEASAREVAEVTYPLPGGLSLLPAPEHGEAGEAMTEAATRQVISMLRYQFDHVVLDCGSRMDDVLAMALDCADRVLVVATPDAPALRSVRSLTEALTRLDIARGRTVEMVMNRSGRQREIQPRMAARMTELPLAASVPDLTAQMDVAVNSSTLLTAKVPALVKAVQPVTSMLLGGAVAVSAPPPEEARAPGSRLRRRGARGLRSQRGQVIVEFPAVFALATAALLLGVQLLGYGVSYMMANHAAQEAAHAYGTGMSTSQVHREVRQRLPVPYRSGMRIERSASSEVTVTVPVPSVLDLSTSASAGIVWEAQS; encoded by the coding sequence ATGCAGTACCTTCTGACCAGTGAGGAGGCCGTGCGCCGGCAGGTGGCCGCTGCCCTGGCGGAGGCCGACGGGCTGGGCGAGGTCACGGCGGTGGAGTCCCTGGCACGTCTGCGCGAGCACCTGGATACGGACGAGGGCTCCTGCGTCCTGGTCGACGAGGCCCTCGCCGACGTCTCCGCGCTCGCGGTCGTGCAGGAGGTGGCTCGCTCCTACCCCCTGGTCCCGGTCATCCTGCTGGTTCGCAGCCGCAGCACCGAGCTCCTGAGCGCAGCCATGGACGCGGGTGCCCGCAGCGTGCTCACCCTCCCCCTGTCCCTGGAGGAGCTCTACAGCCGCCTCCAGCCGGTGCTCGCCTGGTCCCAGGCGGTACAGGGGCTCGGGGTGCAGGAGGAGGACGGCGCCCGGCGGCAGGGCACCGTCACCGCCGTGGTCGGAGCCAAGGGCGGGGTGGGGACCTCCACGGTCGCGCTGGTAGCAGCAGGCCAGCTGGCCCAGCACGCCCGCACCTGCCTGGTGGACCTGGATGTGCGCGGAGGGGACCTGGCCGCGATGGCGGGCCTGTCCGTGCGGCGCTCGATCATCGACCTGGTGGACATCGCGGCGGAGGCCAGCGCCCGGGAGGTCGCCGAGGTCACCTACCCGCTGCCGGGCGGGCTCTCCCTGCTGCCTGCCCCGGAGCACGGCGAGGCGGGGGAGGCCATGACCGAGGCGGCCACCCGTCAGGTCATCAGCATGCTGCGCTACCAGTTCGACCACGTGGTCCTGGACTGCGGCAGCCGCATGGACGACGTCCTGGCCATGGCACTGGACTGCGCGGACCGGGTGCTTGTGGTAGCGACCCCCGACGCCCCGGCCCTGCGCTCGGTGCGGAGCCTGACGGAGGCACTCACCCGACTTGACATTGCCCGTGGACGGACCGTGGAGATGGTGATGAACCGCAGTGGCCGACAGCGCGAGATCCAGCCCAGGATGGCGGCGCGGATGACCGAGCTCCCCCTGGCCGCCTCCGTCCCCGACCTCACCGCGCAGATGGACGTGGCGGTGAACTCCTCCACGCTGCTGACCGCCAAGGTGCCTGCCCTGGTGAAGGCGGTCCAGCCCGTGACCAGCATGCTCCTGGGTGGGGCCGTGGCCGTGTCAGCGCCTCCCCCGGAGGAGGCGCGGGCGCCTGGCTCACGGCTGCGTCGTCGCGGTGCCCGGGGCCTGCGCTCGCAGCGGGGGCAGGTGATCGTCGAGTTCCCGGCGGTGTTTGCCCTGGCCACGGCCGCGCTGCTGCTGGGCGTCCAGCTGCTCGGCTACGGAGTGTCCTACATGATGGCCAACCACGCGGCACAGGAGGCGGCCCACGCCTACGGGACCGGCATGAGCACCTCACAGGTCCACCGCGAGGTGAGGCAGCGCTTGCCTGTCCCCTACCGGTCGGGGATGCGGATCGAGCGCAGCGCCTCCAGCGAGGTGACGGTCACCGTCCCGGTGCCCTCCGTCCTCGACCTGAGCACCTCCGCCAGTGCCGGGATCGTGTGGGAGGCGCAGTCATGA
- the cpaB gene encoding Flp pilus assembly protein CpaB gives MMNPRQRRGVLLILATVLGALVTFVVVLNYVQSVSSQVGPVTTVLELSGDVNELQEVTAEDVTAVEVPRRWAPDDALHDLSELQGKVAASSYSQGAVLQASMLQDPPQLTEGYREVTIMVDAETGVAGKITSGARVDVVTTLEDPTTEQRTAEVIIQNALVTDVGVATTVEDESDSGDFSESEAVPVTFALTPDDSLKLAYGESFSTKLRLLLRREGDDSLVVNPEYTAMDVPAEGEEGEQ, from the coding sequence ATGATGAATCCACGCCAACGACGCGGCGTCCTGCTCATTCTCGCCACGGTCCTGGGTGCGCTGGTCACCTTCGTGGTGGTGCTCAACTACGTCCAGTCCGTCTCCTCCCAGGTCGGTCCCGTGACTACGGTCCTGGAGCTGTCGGGCGACGTCAACGAGCTGCAGGAGGTCACGGCCGAGGACGTCACGGCGGTCGAGGTGCCCCGGCGCTGGGCCCCTGACGACGCGCTCCACGACCTGAGCGAGCTCCAGGGGAAGGTGGCCGCCTCCTCCTACAGCCAGGGGGCGGTCCTCCAGGCCAGCATGCTCCAGGACCCCCCGCAGCTGACGGAGGGCTACCGGGAGGTGACGATCATGGTGGACGCGGAGACCGGCGTGGCCGGCAAGATCACCTCCGGCGCCCGGGTGGACGTCGTGACCACCCTGGAGGACCCCACCACCGAGCAGCGCACGGCCGAGGTCATCATCCAAAACGCCCTGGTCACCGACGTGGGAGTCGCGACCACCGTGGAGGACGAGTCCGACTCCGGCGACTTCTCCGAGTCGGAGGCCGTGCCGGTCACCTTCGCCCTGACCCCGGACGACTCGCTCAAGCTGGCCTACGGGGAGAGCTTCTCCACCAAGCTGAGGCTCCTGCTGCGTCGCGAGGGTGACGACAGCCTGGTCGTCAATCCCGAGTACACCGCGATGGACGTCCCGGCTGAGGGCGAGGAGGGCGAGCAGTGA
- a CDS encoding prepilin peptidase, translated as MPSPLPLSSSPSWSLASFPAPLLPGSLSGSLPALAPWLLGAVLVCSVVVIAGPVSVWARRYVREPVPDDDDSQDDGQDDSQDVGDDAGGDAAGAADTAGAAGAALGQRLVWPGLLGSGPQAVLALLSGGLCAWWGLRAGATGAALVAVPVYALLTCAASVDVVARLLPNRLLGSAAAWLGLSGAVAVAVGAGSPGAALRAVLCGLGAGGASLLLALLPSGLGMGDVKLCAVIGLWLGWYGGLVVLVGLWVGVLLGGLAAVLLLVSRRAGRKDPMAYGPYLVAGALLTWPLVVT; from the coding sequence GTGCCGTCCCCTCTGCCCCTGTCCTCGTCCCCGTCCTGGTCCCTGGCGTCTTTCCCCGCGCCGCTCCTCCCCGGGTCGCTTTCCGGGTCACTGCCCGCGCTCGCTCCCTGGCTGCTCGGCGCCGTCCTCGTCTGCTCGGTGGTGGTGATAGCGGGGCCGGTGTCGGTATGGGCGCGCCGCTACGTCCGCGAGCCGGTCCCCGACGACGATGACAGTCAGGATGACGGTCAGGATGACAGTCAGGACGTCGGTGACGATGCCGGTGGTGACGCTGCTGGCGCTGCCGACACTGCCGGTGCTGCCGGTGCTGCCCTGGGCCAGCGGCTGGTGTGGCCGGGGCTCCTGGGGTCCGGGCCGCAGGCCGTGCTCGCGCTGCTGTCCGGCGGGCTGTGCGCCTGGTGGGGCCTGCGGGCGGGTGCGACGGGCGCGGCGCTGGTGGCCGTGCCGGTCTATGCCCTGCTGACGTGTGCCGCCAGCGTCGACGTCGTGGCCCGTCTGCTGCCCAATCGGCTGCTGGGCTCGGCGGCGGCCTGGCTGGGGCTGAGTGGGGCGGTGGCGGTGGCGGTCGGAGCGGGGAGCCCGGGCGCGGCCCTGCGGGCGGTGCTGTGCGGCCTGGGGGCTGGAGGCGCCAGCCTGCTGCTCGCGCTGCTCCCCTCAGGCCTGGGGATGGGTGACGTCAAGCTGTGCGCCGTCATCGGGCTGTGGCTGGGCTGGTACGGCGGCCTGGTGGTCCTGGTGGGCCTGTGGGTCGGCGTCCTCCTGGGCGGGCTGGCCGCCGTGCTTCTGCTGGTCTCCCGCCGGGCCGGGCGCAAGGACCCCATGGCCTATGGCCCTTACCTGGTGGCGGGCGCCCTGCTGACGTGGCCCCTGGTGGTGACCTGA
- a CDS encoding DUF192 domain-containing protein: protein MPRTTPTWSDAETSTRPRLAVDGKVTDLPVWTARSRSERRTGLLGTDGIDGAVWITRCSWVHCWGMRYPIDVVYIARSGEVLAVAPLAPGRVGLPCPRAAAVVEMAQGEAARLGVVPGAVLSSVVLADPAGLTGPSGAADAAKAVGAARCGNVAVQGH, encoded by the coding sequence GTGCCTAGGACAACACCGACCTGGTCAGACGCGGAGACAAGCACGCGTCCCCGCCTTGCTGTTGACGGGAAGGTGACGGACCTGCCGGTGTGGACGGCGCGCAGCAGGAGCGAGCGCCGCACCGGCCTGCTGGGGACGGACGGGATCGATGGCGCCGTGTGGATCACGCGCTGCAGCTGGGTCCACTGCTGGGGCATGCGTTACCCCATTGATGTCGTCTATATCGCCCGCTCCGGCGAGGTGCTCGCGGTCGCCCCGCTGGCGCCCGGCCGTGTGGGGCTGCCTTGTCCGCGTGCTGCGGCAGTGGTGGAGATGGCGCAGGGGGAGGCTGCTCGCCTGGGGGTGGTCCCCGGCGCGGTGCTGTCAAGCGTGGTTCTTGCGGACCCGGCTGGCCTGACCGGTCCGTCTGGGGCCGCTGACGCTGCTAAGGCTGTCGGCGCCGCTAGGTGCGGTAACGTCGCGGTCCAGGGCCACTGA
- a CDS encoding type II toxin-antitoxin system VapB family antitoxin: MIFKAVREAAPYPEHGVTTQREWAVIAPRQVRLADLTTTRATLDLRSLLDDDSTFYGDLFAHVVAYHGELYLETGLHRALRAALQGRTAIHARILEVDANGVPRLAPAPPTDY, encoded by the coding sequence GTGATCTTCAAGGCAGTGCGCGAGGCGGCCCCGTACCCGGAGCACGGGGTCACGACCCAGCGTGAGTGGGCTGTCATCGCACCGCGCCAGGTACGGCTGGCCGACCTCACCACCACGCGAGCGACTCTTGACCTGCGCAGCCTCCTTGACGACGACTCGACGTTCTACGGGGACCTGTTCGCCCACGTCGTCGCCTACCACGGCGAGCTCTACCTGGAGACGGGGCTGCACCGCGCCCTGCGGGCCGCCCTCCAGGGACGCACGGCCATCCACGCCAGGATCCTGGAGGTCGACGCCAACGGCGTGCCCCGACTCGCCCCGGCCCCGCCGACGGACTACTGA
- a CDS encoding LytR C-terminal domain-containing protein → MSNPADPRAEYRQHMQRRQTTAIGTVLSIMAGLVVIGLMVWTGLIPLSGPAFSRDEATEAYTPPPCPPADSTTVDLTGLTINVYNGSETVGLAGTVETVLTDAGLTVDTADDWPEDYRGNVQIMVSQAGLVNGYSLAQIFPDSTVQIDTSLDPSDETVSVVLGAEYAHTVLTADEIALVGSGQTIVPPSGCVAASEASAEATAS, encoded by the coding sequence GTGAGCAACCCTGCGGACCCACGCGCCGAGTACCGGCAGCACATGCAGCGTCGGCAGACGACCGCCATCGGTACAGTCCTGTCCATCATGGCAGGCCTGGTGGTGATCGGCCTGATGGTGTGGACCGGCCTGATCCCCCTGAGCGGCCCAGCCTTCTCCCGCGACGAGGCCACCGAGGCCTACACCCCGCCCCCCTGCCCCCCGGCGGACTCCACCACCGTGGACCTCACGGGGCTGACCATCAACGTCTACAACGGCTCGGAGACTGTCGGCCTGGCCGGCACCGTGGAGACCGTGCTCACTGACGCGGGCCTGACGGTGGACACCGCTGACGACTGGCCCGAGGACTACCGTGGCAACGTCCAGATCATGGTCTCGCAGGCCGGGCTGGTCAACGGGTACTCCCTGGCGCAGATCTTCCCCGACTCCACCGTGCAGATCGATACCAGCCTGGACCCCTCCGACGAGACCGTCTCGGTGGTCCTCGGCGCGGAGTACGCCCACACGGTGCTCACCGCTGACGAGATCGCCCTGGTGGGCTCCGGCCAGACGATCGTCCCGCCGTCGGGCTGCGTCGCCGCCAGCGAGGCCAGCGCCGAGGCCACCGCCAGCTGA
- a CDS encoding uracil-xanthine permease family protein, with translation MSPLPSSLPFSRGWRLHGDGRSVTPGEVVAPDERLTWPRTVGIGVQHVVAMFGATFLVPLLTGFDPATTLFFTGVGTLLFLGVTSGRLPSYLGSSFALIAPIGAVTGYVADGGAPLDAHRASLAQGGVIAAGASLMVVGVVVHLAGASWIDRLMPPIVTGAVVSLIGFNLAPSAWDNVQAAPVTAMVTIVSVLLVTVLFKGIISRLAILIGVLAGYLTACLRGEVDFSAVSSASWAGLPGFHPPAFDVSLLGLFVPVVLVLVAENIGHVKSVSAMTGEDLDDVTGRALAADGLSTVLAGAGGGSGTTTYAENIGVMAATRVYSTAAYVVAATTALALSMLPKFGAVVATIPAGVLGGAATVLYGMIGMLGVRIWVQNRVDFSDPVNLNTAAVSMVVAIANYTLVWNGTSFEGIALGSAAAVVIYHVMRWVSRARGTNLEQASPASAPAGSELEGPPYSQRVPARAAQD, from the coding sequence TCTCCCGTGGCTGGCGCCTTCACGGTGACGGCCGTTCCGTCACGCCCGGCGAGGTCGTGGCTCCTGACGAGAGGCTGACCTGGCCGCGCACGGTTGGTATCGGTGTCCAGCACGTCGTGGCCATGTTCGGCGCCACCTTCCTGGTGCCGCTGCTGACGGGATTCGACCCGGCCACCACCTTGTTCTTCACCGGGGTGGGCACGCTGCTGTTCCTGGGGGTCACCTCGGGTCGCCTGCCCAGCTACCTGGGATCGTCCTTCGCCCTGATCGCCCCGATCGGCGCGGTCACCGGCTACGTGGCTGACGGAGGTGCCCCTCTTGACGCCCACAGGGCCTCCCTGGCTCAGGGTGGTGTCATAGCGGCGGGAGCCTCCCTGATGGTCGTCGGCGTCGTGGTCCACCTGGCGGGTGCCTCCTGGATCGACCGGCTCATGCCACCGATCGTCACCGGTGCGGTGGTCTCCCTCATCGGCTTCAACCTGGCTCCGTCAGCGTGGGACAACGTGCAGGCCGCTCCGGTGACCGCCATGGTCACCATCGTGTCCGTCCTGCTGGTCACCGTCCTGTTCAAGGGGATCATCAGCCGCCTGGCGATCCTGATCGGCGTGCTGGCCGGCTACCTGACGGCCTGCCTGCGTGGCGAGGTGGACTTCTCCGCTGTCTCCTCCGCGTCCTGGGCGGGCCTGCCGGGCTTCCACCCTCCTGCCTTCGACGTCTCCCTCCTGGGGCTGTTTGTCCCCGTGGTGCTGGTGCTGGTCGCGGAGAACATCGGGCACGTGAAGTCGGTGTCCGCCATGACAGGGGAGGATCTTGACGACGTCACCGGGCGCGCCCTGGCTGCCGACGGTCTGTCCACAGTCCTCGCCGGAGCGGGAGGCGGGTCCGGCACCACGACCTACGCGGAGAACATCGGTGTCATGGCGGCGACGCGCGTCTACTCGACCGCAGCCTACGTGGTGGCGGCCACGACGGCGCTGGCACTGTCCATGCTGCCCAAGTTTGGTGCGGTTGTCGCGACGATCCCAGCGGGTGTCCTGGGAGGGGCGGCCACGGTGCTGTACGGCATGATCGGGATGCTGGGGGTCCGTATCTGGGTGCAGAACCGGGTGGACTTCTCTGACCCCGTCAACCTCAACACTGCTGCGGTGTCCATGGTGGTGGCCATCGCCAACTACACCCTGGTGTGGAACGGTACGAGCTTTGAGGGGATCGCCCTGGGCTCGGCGGCCGCAGTCGTCATCTACCACGTCATGCGGTGGGTCTCGAGGGCGCGCGGGACCAATTTGGAGCAGGCGTCCCCGGCCTCGGCCCCCGCAGGCAGCGAGCTGGAGGGGCCGCCCTACTCCCAGCGGGTGCCTGCCCGCGCTGCCCAGGACTGA